One Cupriavidus oxalaticus genomic region harbors:
- the pgaA gene encoding poly-beta-1,6 N-acetyl-D-glucosamine export porin PgaA — protein MTQPSCAGTGRARRKTLRRRMPAGLAAGLAAALCCMPAPAQADAEYAEYDALIQRARAGDYGSALAALRERVASAPSDRRAAFDRIIIAGWAGRSDEVLAAYSELEQAGAARTAPPQVLAAAAGALRDQKRWDEALARYREGRRRFPAEPVFVLGEVGVLADSGQAAQAVAAGQALVRRQPDDVDSRLALAYAQARAGEPYEALFEADQAYTRAPTRADAVRAYVAALQRAGLPDAALRVAGEHPALFDTAARQALELDAAAELVRLADMPTRMEAERFAVADRALARYDALLPALKDAKDGLGEALYRRARIDRLGALHARLRMQDVVDSYEALRAEGVAVPVYALGDVASAYLYLRHPEQAAELFRQVRAAYPPGLDPETRLKAQTGLYYANAEAEAFDPAGEAVSEARAEQPQWRWVRGQPTRQPNDLWLSAEQTATRARLQADDTPQAQQRTEDLVRNAPGHSGLRAGLANVYLARGWPRAAEQELKAAETLAPRALAVEVQQGHAALDLQEWRQAEMLRDDTLARFPEDLTARRLAREWAVHNKAELRIEGYRGLANDSPVVGDGNFGIESVLYTPPIDYDWRAFGGVGYATGRFDEGRVDYRWARAGVQRRVRDLTLEAELSTHGYGYGARQGGRVAVDYDLDDRWRIGASAAMRSTATPLRALLNGVYANNVQVYGRWRASEASEWMLTVAPSHFSDGNDRLEGGIAGVQRIYTAPHLKADLLVDLWSSRNSRTDVPYYSPRADLTVLPSARLTHTLYRRYETAWEQQFLAGAGTYSQQRFGTGAILLLGYGQRYRTNDVFDVGATVTATSRPYDGQRERELRIVFDLTYRF, from the coding sequence ATGACGCAACCTTCGTGCGCCGGCACCGGTCGCGCCCGGCGCAAGACCTTGCGTCGGCGCATGCCGGCCGGGCTCGCGGCCGGCCTGGCGGCGGCACTTTGCTGCATGCCGGCACCCGCGCAGGCGGACGCTGAATACGCCGAATACGATGCCCTGATCCAGCGCGCCCGCGCCGGCGACTACGGCAGTGCGCTGGCAGCGCTGCGCGAGCGCGTGGCCAGCGCTCCCTCGGACCGGCGCGCGGCGTTTGACCGGATCATCATCGCCGGCTGGGCCGGACGTTCCGACGAGGTGCTGGCCGCTTACAGCGAACTGGAACAGGCGGGCGCCGCGCGCACCGCGCCGCCGCAGGTGCTGGCCGCGGCCGCGGGCGCGCTGCGCGACCAGAAGCGCTGGGACGAGGCGCTGGCGCGCTACCGCGAAGGACGCCGGCGTTTTCCTGCCGAGCCGGTGTTCGTGCTGGGCGAGGTCGGCGTGCTGGCCGACAGCGGCCAGGCCGCGCAGGCTGTCGCCGCGGGCCAGGCACTGGTGCGCAGGCAGCCGGATGATGTCGACAGCCGCCTGGCGCTGGCCTACGCGCAGGCCCGCGCCGGCGAACCGTACGAGGCCCTGTTCGAGGCCGACCAGGCCTATACCCGTGCGCCCACACGCGCCGACGCCGTGCGCGCATACGTGGCCGCGCTGCAGCGCGCCGGCCTGCCCGACGCCGCGCTGCGCGTTGCCGGCGAGCATCCGGCGCTGTTCGACACCGCTGCCAGGCAGGCGCTGGAACTGGATGCCGCCGCCGAACTGGTGCGGCTGGCCGACATGCCCACGCGGATGGAAGCCGAGCGCTTTGCCGTCGCCGACCGTGCGCTGGCGCGCTACGATGCACTGCTGCCGGCGCTGAAGGACGCAAAGGACGGCCTGGGCGAGGCGCTGTACCGCCGCGCCCGCATCGACCGCCTCGGCGCGCTGCACGCGCGCTTGCGCATGCAGGACGTGGTCGACAGCTACGAGGCGCTGCGCGCCGAGGGCGTCGCCGTGCCCGTCTATGCGCTGGGCGACGTCGCCTCGGCCTACCTCTACCTGCGCCACCCCGAGCAGGCCGCCGAATTGTTCCGCCAGGTGCGCGCAGCCTATCCGCCCGGACTCGACCCTGAAACGCGCCTGAAGGCCCAGACCGGCCTGTACTACGCCAATGCCGAGGCCGAAGCCTTCGACCCCGCGGGCGAGGCGGTGAGCGAGGCCCGCGCCGAGCAGCCGCAATGGCGCTGGGTGCGCGGCCAGCCGACGCGCCAGCCCAACGACCTGTGGCTGTCCGCCGAGCAGACCGCCACGCGTGCGCGCCTGCAGGCCGACGACACCCCGCAGGCCCAGCAACGCACGGAAGACCTGGTGCGCAACGCGCCCGGCCATTCCGGCCTGCGCGCGGGCCTGGCCAATGTCTACCTGGCGCGCGGCTGGCCGCGCGCCGCCGAGCAGGAACTGAAGGCCGCCGAAACGCTGGCGCCGCGCGCGCTCGCGGTGGAAGTGCAGCAGGGCCACGCCGCGCTCGACCTGCAGGAATGGCGCCAGGCGGAGATGCTGCGCGACGACACCCTGGCGCGCTTCCCGGAAGACCTGACCGCCCGCCGCCTGGCGCGCGAATGGGCCGTGCACAACAAGGCCGAGTTGCGTATCGAAGGCTATCGCGGCCTGGCCAACGACAGCCCGGTGGTGGGCGACGGCAACTTCGGCATCGAGTCGGTGCTGTACACCCCGCCGATCGACTATGACTGGCGCGCCTTCGGCGGCGTGGGCTATGCCACCGGCCGCTTCGACGAAGGGCGTGTCGACTACCGCTGGGCCCGCGCCGGCGTACAGCGGCGCGTGCGCGACCTGACCCTCGAAGCCGAGCTGTCCACGCACGGGTATGGCTATGGCGCGCGCCAGGGCGGCCGGGTGGCGGTGGACTATGACCTGGACGATCGCTGGCGCATCGGCGCCTCGGCCGCGATGCGCTCGACCGCCACGCCGCTGCGGGCGCTGCTCAACGGCGTCTATGCCAACAACGTGCAGGTCTACGGCCGCTGGCGCGCCAGCGAGGCCAGCGAGTGGATGCTGACGGTGGCGCCGTCGCACTTCAGCGACGGCAATGACCGGCTCGAAGGCGGCATCGCCGGCGTGCAGCGGATCTACACCGCGCCGCACCTGAAGGCCGACCTGCTGGTGGACCTGTGGAGCTCGCGCAACAGCCGCACCGACGTGCCGTACTACAGCCCGCGCGCGGACCTGACGGTGCTGCCGTCGGCCCGGCTCACGCACACGCTGTACCGCCGCTACGAGACCGCCTGGGAGCAGCAGTTCCTGGCGGGCGCCGGCACGTACAGCCAGCAACGCTTCGGCACCGGCGCGATCCTGCTGCTCGGCTATGGCCAGCGCTACCGCACCAACGACGTGTTCGACGTGGGCGCCACCGTCACCGCCACCAGCCGGCCCTATGACGGCCAGCGCGAGCGCGAGTTGCGCATCGTGTTCGACCTGACCTATCGATTCTGA
- a CDS encoding acyl-CoA dehydrogenase family protein — protein sequence MFTPCPTERSQEIADRVERFVRDVVAPYETDLRCTAHGPSAELVEELRASARAAGVMTPHILADGSHLSQRETAAVLKRSGLSPLGPVAVNTMAPDEGNMFLLGKVASAAQKERFLAPLVRGEARSAFFMTEPAEEGGAGSDPSMLRTTAVRDGDGWVINGRKKFITGAEGASVGIVMARTGDGERAQATMFLVDLPHPAIRTERVLDTIDSSMPGGHAQVLIDGLRVPADQVLGEVNEGFRYAQVRLSPARLSHCMRWFGTVTRADEIARAYATTRKAFGKLLIDHEGVGFMLAENLIDLQQAALMIDWCAGVLDTGSAGTTESSMAKVAVSEALFRVADRCVQILGGNGVSRDTIVDQAFRELRAFRIYDGPTEVHKWSLAKKIKRDTLEASQRSDAESRY from the coding sequence ATGTTCACCCCCTGTCCTACCGAAAGAAGCCAAGAGATTGCCGACCGCGTGGAGCGTTTCGTGCGCGACGTGGTCGCACCCTATGAAACGGATCTGCGCTGCACCGCGCATGGCCCCTCGGCTGAATTGGTCGAGGAACTGCGCGCCAGCGCGCGCGCGGCCGGCGTCATGACGCCGCATATCCTTGCCGATGGCAGCCACCTCAGCCAACGCGAGACCGCCGCCGTGCTCAAGCGCTCGGGCCTGTCGCCGCTGGGCCCGGTCGCCGTCAATACCATGGCGCCCGACGAAGGCAACATGTTCCTGCTGGGCAAAGTGGCATCCGCCGCGCAGAAGGAGCGCTTTCTTGCCCCGCTCGTCCGTGGCGAGGCGCGCTCGGCGTTCTTCATGACCGAGCCCGCCGAAGAGGGCGGCGCAGGGTCGGATCCGTCGATGCTGCGCACCACGGCGGTTCGCGATGGCGATGGCTGGGTGATCAACGGCCGCAAGAAGTTCATCACCGGCGCCGAAGGGGCCAGCGTGGGCATCGTGATGGCGCGAACCGGCGATGGCGAACGCGCGCAGGCCACGATGTTCCTCGTCGACCTGCCGCATCCGGCCATCCGCACCGAGCGCGTGCTCGACACCATCGACAGCTCGATGCCGGGTGGTCACGCGCAGGTCCTCATCGACGGGTTGCGCGTGCCTGCCGACCAGGTCCTCGGCGAGGTCAACGAAGGTTTCCGCTATGCGCAGGTACGGCTGTCGCCGGCGCGGCTGTCCCATTGCATGCGCTGGTTCGGTACGGTCACGCGGGCGGACGAGATCGCACGGGCCTACGCCACCACGCGCAAGGCGTTCGGCAAGCTGCTGATAGACCATGAAGGCGTGGGGTTCATGCTTGCAGAGAACCTGATCGACCTGCAGCAGGCTGCGCTGATGATCGACTGGTGCGCCGGCGTGCTCGACACGGGGTCGGCGGGCACCACCGAGAGCTCGATGGCCAAGGTCGCGGTCTCTGAAGCGCTGTTCCGTGTCGCGGACCGATGCGTCCAGATACTGGGCGGAAATGGCGTGTCGCGTGACACGATCGTCGACCAGGCATTCCGTGAACTGCGCGCATTCCGGATCTACGATGGCCCGACTGAAGTCCACAAGTGGTCGCTCGCGAAGAAGATCAAGCGCGACACGCTCGAGGCGTCGCAACGTTCGGATGCTGAAAGCCGATACTAA
- a CDS encoding SDR family NAD(P)-dependent oxidoreductase, producing MGETLLGLAGKRALVTGASSGLGAHFAQRLAAHGAEVVLAARRVDALHSVAKQVGQYGSARCVALDVTIAASRAAMVEEVGPVDILVNNAGLVREGPALAHTEEDWDLVMDTNLKGMFFLAQALAPGMRERGGGSIINVASILGLRQAGGVVSYAVSKAGVVQLTKTLALEWARHGIRVNALAPGYIDTDINRDFWQTEAGKALVNRIPQRRLGQLEDLDGPLLLLASDASRYMTGAVLAVDGGHLVNTL from the coding sequence ATGGGGGAGACGTTGCTCGGGCTTGCGGGCAAGCGGGCGCTGGTCACGGGGGCATCGAGCGGGCTGGGCGCGCACTTTGCTCAACGGCTGGCTGCCCACGGCGCGGAGGTGGTGCTGGCGGCACGGCGCGTGGATGCGCTGCACTCGGTGGCGAAGCAGGTGGGGCAGTACGGAAGCGCCCGCTGCGTGGCACTCGACGTGACCATCGCCGCGTCGCGTGCGGCGATGGTGGAGGAAGTCGGGCCGGTCGATATTCTGGTCAACAACGCCGGGCTGGTACGCGAGGGGCCGGCACTCGCGCATACCGAGGAAGACTGGGATCTGGTGATGGACACCAATCTCAAGGGCATGTTCTTTCTGGCGCAAGCACTGGCCCCCGGCATGCGTGAGCGCGGTGGGGGCAGCATCATCAACGTGGCGTCGATCCTGGGGCTGCGGCAGGCGGGTGGCGTGGTGTCCTATGCTGTTTCGAAGGCGGGCGTCGTGCAGCTGACGAAGACGCTCGCACTCGAATGGGCGCGCCATGGCATTCGCGTGAATGCCCTGGCACCCGGCTACATCGATACCGATATCAACCGTGACTTCTGGCAGACCGAAGCCGGCAAGGCACTTGTCAACCGCATTCCACAGCGCCGTCTCGGACAGCTGGAGGATCTGGACGGGCCGCTTCTGCTGCTGGCGTCCGATGCCTCGCGCTACATGACAGGCGCCGTACTGGCCGTCGATGGCGGCCATCTGGTCAACACACTCTGA
- a CDS encoding GntR family transcriptional regulator, producing the protein MFIETPVASGPADGSASDTVFFGIINGLEMGSFVPGQRLVETDLVTHFGVGRNSVREALQRLAAEGIVDLPRHRGAIIRRLSLQETLDVLDVAERMTGLLARAATRGSGNRPLAQALRASVQALVAAEKAHDGESFSSARRHFYRTLLEMGDNRELRRLFPTIHMPIVHAQHRLASLRQMRLDDYRRIATAVLAGEPQAAEAAGAAHVQNVRRAILERPPA; encoded by the coding sequence ATGTTCATCGAAACGCCCGTTGCGTCCGGCCCGGCGGACGGCAGCGCGTCTGACACAGTGTTCTTCGGGATCATCAACGGCCTCGAAATGGGCAGCTTCGTGCCCGGCCAGCGGCTTGTGGAAACAGACCTGGTCACGCATTTCGGCGTCGGCCGCAATTCGGTGCGCGAGGCGTTGCAGCGGCTAGCCGCCGAGGGCATTGTTGACCTGCCGCGCCATCGCGGCGCGATCATCCGCCGGCTGAGCCTGCAGGAAACCCTCGATGTCCTGGATGTGGCGGAGCGCATGACCGGCCTGCTCGCGCGCGCGGCCACGCGCGGCAGCGGCAACCGGCCACTGGCGCAGGCATTGCGCGCTTCGGTTCAGGCGCTCGTCGCCGCCGAGAAGGCGCATGACGGCGAAAGCTTCTCAAGCGCCAGACGGCACTTCTACCGCACGCTGCTCGAAATGGGCGACAACCGCGAACTGCGCCGGCTGTTCCCGACCATCCATATGCCGATCGTGCACGCGCAGCATCGACTGGCTTCGTTGCGGCAGATGCGGCTGGACGACTACCGGCGCATCGCCACCGCCGTGCTGGCAGGCGAACCCCAGGCGGCTGAAGCTGCCGGTGCGGCGCACGTGCAGAATGTGCGCCGCGCCATCCTGGAAAGGCCGCCGGCCTGA
- a CDS encoding GreA/GreB family elongation factor produces MNTKPLITELDAVRLTARAKMATARPQYGAALSRFLSAAEVVPTDKLPSDAISMFSTFACIDLSRHQRMVWTISYPEEADFSLGRICVFSPLGIAFLGTRRGGISECKPALEVSLRFMVQEILFQPEAAGVPELNKCRACH; encoded by the coding sequence ATGAACACGAAGCCACTCATTACCGAGCTCGATGCAGTTCGACTCACGGCGCGTGCCAAGATGGCAACCGCGCGCCCTCAGTATGGGGCCGCGTTGTCGCGCTTTCTGTCGGCTGCAGAGGTCGTGCCGACCGACAAGCTGCCATCGGATGCCATCAGCATGTTCTCGACCTTTGCCTGCATTGACCTGTCGCGGCACCAGAGGATGGTCTGGACCATCAGCTATCCCGAGGAAGCGGATTTTTCCCTTGGCCGCATCTGCGTCTTCTCCCCGCTCGGCATCGCTTTCCTGGGCACCCGGCGGGGTGGAATTTCCGAGTGCAAGCCCGCGCTGGAGGTTTCGCTGCGGTTCATGGTTCAGGAAATCCTCTTCCAGCCTGAAGCGGCAGGTGTGCCCGAGTTGAACAAGTGCCGCGCTTGTCACTGA
- a CDS encoding M23 family metallopeptidase produces the protein MLWAAWPWLQPQLERAIYAARLAARPAPTALPVPVQGVAARALRDTWHGARSGGRKHEGIDIFAPRGRPVLSATEGIVSRVGTNSLGGKVVWVMGPGRQMHYYAHLDGYAAIRAGDIVAPGTVLGYVGTTGNARGTPPHLHYGIYAAGGAINPYPLLKAPATAGKPASATGYQQKTEESMHIQ, from the coding sequence ATCCTGTGGGCCGCATGGCCATGGCTGCAGCCCCAGCTGGAGCGGGCCATCTACGCGGCGCGGCTGGCGGCCCGTCCGGCGCCGACGGCGCTGCCGGTCCCGGTGCAAGGGGTCGCGGCGCGCGCGCTGCGCGACACCTGGCATGGCGCGCGCTCCGGCGGGCGCAAGCATGAGGGCATCGACATCTTCGCGCCGCGCGGCCGGCCGGTGCTGTCGGCCACGGAAGGCATCGTCTCGCGCGTCGGCACCAATTCGCTTGGCGGCAAGGTGGTCTGGGTGATGGGGCCGGGCCGGCAGATGCACTACTACGCGCACCTCGACGGCTACGCGGCGATACGCGCGGGCGATATCGTGGCACCGGGCACGGTGCTTGGCTATGTCGGTACTACCGGCAACGCCCGCGGCACACCGCCGCACCTGCACTACGGTATCTATGCCGCCGGCGGCGCGATCAACCCGTATCCGCTGCTGAAGGCGCCAGCGACGGCCGGCAAGCCGGCTTCGGCGACTGGGTACCAACAGAAGACAGAAGAGTCAATGCACATTCAGTGA
- a CDS encoding TFIIB-type zinc ribbon-containing protein gives MDCPVCPQTQLVMSERQGIEIDYCPKCRGVWLDRGELDKILERSVAAAPATQAVAPAAPPRQGYGDRDRARDHDRDRYYDERQQKHYRKKSIWHELFD, from the coding sequence ATGGATTGTCCGGTATGTCCGCAAACGCAACTGGTGATGTCCGAAAGGCAAGGCATCGAGATCGACTATTGCCCGAAGTGCCGCGGCGTATGGCTGGACCGCGGCGAACTCGACAAGATCCTGGAGCGTTCCGTCGCCGCGGCGCCCGCGACGCAGGCCGTGGCGCCCGCCGCGCCGCCCCGGCAGGGCTATGGCGACCGGGACCGCGCCCGAGACCATGACCGGGACCGCTATTACGACGAACGCCAGCAGAAGCACTATCGCAAGAAAAGCATCTGGCACGAGCTGTTCGACTGA
- a CDS encoding ROK family protein, whose amino-acid sequence MTVSKAGRGVNSASLRLYNERALLLALRRAGEASKADLARMAQLTNTAVGSIVQTLADEGLVEQAGRRTEGQRGQPASLIRLKAKGAFGIGVRLDRGSIETVMVDFAGELLASQAHQLVLPHPEQALELVRRDIEAMRARLGPGEQKRLLGIGVAQPYNLGAWLRELDVQGEDFQASFRAWDEADFAAMLNAVTGLPVFSENDGTAAAVAELFYGRHHAQHFLYVFLGPAIGGGVVLNGDCVRGVSGNAGDIAMMPVPPSALPSAPAPAGKRRDLLLSRASLNALTRHLRYHGVAVAGHADLQRQAELGHPAVAQWIDDCVDALAPALQAALAVLDVPMVIFDADIDGGLVPALIDRLQQALADSAPEARTPATVVRGCFGANAGAVGAASLPMFMNFSPRAELLKGASAIVPEARHAVV is encoded by the coding sequence ATGACCGTATCCAAGGCAGGCCGTGGCGTGAATTCCGCCAGCCTGCGGCTGTACAACGAACGCGCACTGCTGTTGGCGTTGCGCCGGGCCGGCGAGGCGTCGAAGGCCGATCTCGCGCGGATGGCGCAGCTGACCAACACCGCGGTCGGCAGCATCGTGCAGACCCTGGCCGATGAAGGCCTGGTCGAGCAGGCCGGCCGCCGCACCGAGGGCCAGCGCGGCCAGCCCGCCAGCCTGATCCGGCTCAAGGCCAAGGGCGCCTTCGGCATCGGCGTGCGGCTCGACCGCGGCAGCATCGAGACCGTGATGGTGGACTTTGCCGGCGAGCTGCTCGCCAGCCAGGCGCACCAGCTGGTCCTGCCCCACCCCGAACAGGCGCTGGAGCTGGTGCGTCGCGATATCGAGGCGATGCGCGCCCGGCTCGGCCCGGGCGAGCAGAAGCGGCTGCTGGGAATCGGCGTGGCGCAGCCCTACAACCTCGGGGCGTGGCTGCGCGAGCTGGACGTGCAGGGCGAGGATTTCCAGGCGAGCTTCCGCGCCTGGGATGAAGCCGACTTCGCTGCGATGCTCAACGCCGTCACCGGCCTGCCGGTGTTCAGCGAGAACGACGGCACCGCGGCCGCGGTGGCAGAGCTGTTCTACGGGCGCCACCATGCGCAGCATTTCCTCTACGTGTTCCTGGGGCCGGCCATCGGCGGCGGCGTGGTGCTCAATGGCGACTGCGTGCGCGGCGTGTCGGGCAATGCCGGCGATATCGCGATGATGCCGGTGCCGCCCAGCGCCCTGCCCTCCGCGCCCGCCCCCGCCGGCAAGCGCCGCGACCTGCTGCTGTCGCGCGCCTCGCTCAACGCGCTGACGCGCCACCTGCGCTACCACGGCGTGGCGGTCGCCGGCCATGCCGACCTGCAGCGCCAGGCCGAGCTGGGGCACCCGGCGGTGGCGCAATGGATCGACGACTGCGTCGACGCGCTGGCGCCTGCGCTGCAAGCCGCGCTGGCGGTGCTCGACGTGCCGATGGTGATCTTCGACGCCGATATCGACGGCGGGCTGGTGCCGGCCCTGATCGACCGGCTGCAGCAGGCGCTGGCCGACAGCGCGCCCGAAGCGCGCACGCCCGCCACCGTGGTGCGCGGCTGCTTCGGCGCCAACGCCGGCGCGGTCGGCGCCGCGTCGCTGCCGATGTTCATGAACTTCTCGCCGCGCGCCGAACTGCTCAAGGGCGCCTCGGCCATCGTTCCGGAGGCCCGCCATGCCGTGGTCTGA
- a CDS encoding sugar ABC transporter ATP-binding protein produces MPWSDPSRTQPAPQHPHGAAAAPALLALRNISKTFPGVKALSNVQLTVYAGEVHALMGENGAGKSTLMKILSGAYTADPGAECRIAGEPVAFGGPAAAREHGIAVIYQELSLAPNLSVAENIYLGRHLHRHGMVDRAAMASACEATLARLGADFTPATPVHTLSIAQRQLVEIARAVHFETRILVMDEPTTPLSTRETDRLFALIRQLRAEGMAIIYISHRMAEIDELADRVTVLRDGCFVGTLERDNLSRAALVKMMVGRDLSGFYTKTHGGTRAGEIMLSVRNMSDGRRVRPCSFDLRAGEVLGLAGLVGAGRTELARLIFGADARSDGAVFVAGTPLAITGPRQAIDAGIAYLTEDRKLQGLFLDQSVHENINLIVAARDALRGGRLNRASARQRTAQAIRALGIRVAHPQVNVGALSGGNQQKVMLSRLLETRPRVLILDEPTRGVDIGAKAEIYRLVDELARSGVAVLLISSELPEVVGLCDRVLVMREGELVGEVAGCADAAGMQERIIALATGAGGDTQHSTLH; encoded by the coding sequence ATGCCGTGGTCTGACCCATCCCGCACCCAGCCCGCGCCGCAGCACCCCCATGGTGCGGCCGCTGCGCCTGCGCTGCTGGCGCTGCGTAATATCTCCAAGACCTTTCCCGGCGTGAAGGCGCTCAGCAACGTGCAGCTGACCGTCTACGCGGGCGAAGTCCATGCGCTGATGGGCGAGAACGGCGCCGGCAAATCGACGCTGATGAAGATCCTGTCCGGCGCCTACACCGCCGATCCCGGCGCCGAGTGCCGCATCGCCGGCGAGCCGGTCGCCTTCGGCGGCCCCGCCGCGGCACGCGAGCACGGCATCGCCGTGATCTACCAGGAGCTGAGCCTGGCGCCGAACCTGAGCGTGGCCGAGAACATCTACCTAGGCCGGCATCTGCACCGCCATGGCATGGTCGACCGCGCCGCGATGGCCAGCGCGTGCGAAGCCACGCTGGCGCGGCTCGGGGCGGACTTCACGCCAGCCACGCCGGTGCATACGCTGTCGATCGCGCAGCGCCAGCTGGTCGAGATTGCGCGCGCGGTGCATTTCGAGACGCGCATCCTGGTGATGGACGAGCCCACCACGCCGCTGTCGACCCGCGAGACCGACCGGCTGTTCGCGCTGATCCGCCAGCTGCGCGCCGAAGGCATGGCGATCATCTACATCAGCCATCGCATGGCCGAGATCGACGAGCTGGCCGACCGCGTCACGGTGCTGCGCGACGGCTGCTTCGTCGGCACGCTGGAGCGCGACAACCTTAGCCGGGCCGCGCTGGTCAAGATGATGGTGGGCCGCGATCTGTCCGGCTTCTACACCAAGACCCATGGCGGGACACGCGCCGGCGAGATCATGCTGTCGGTGCGCAATATGTCCGATGGCCGGCGCGTGCGGCCGTGCAGCTTCGACCTGCGCGCCGGCGAGGTGCTGGGACTGGCCGGGCTGGTTGGCGCCGGCCGCACCGAACTGGCGCGGCTGATCTTCGGCGCCGACGCGCGCAGCGACGGCGCGGTGTTCGTCGCCGGCACGCCGCTGGCGATTACCGGCCCGCGCCAGGCGATCGACGCCGGCATCGCCTATCTGACCGAGGACCGCAAGCTGCAAGGGCTGTTCCTGGACCAGAGCGTGCACGAGAACATCAACCTGATCGTGGCGGCCCGCGACGCGCTGCGCGGCGGCCGGCTCAATCGCGCCAGCGCCCGCCAGCGCACCGCGCAGGCCATCCGCGCGCTCGGCATCCGCGTGGCGCACCCGCAGGTCAACGTGGGCGCGCTGTCGGGCGGCAACCAGCAGAAGGTGATGCTGTCGCGGCTGCTGGAAACGCGGCCGCGCGTGCTGATCCTGGACGAGCCGACGCGCGGCGTGGATATCGGCGCCAAGGCGGAGATCTACCGGCTGGTGGACGAGCTGGCCCGCTCCGGCGTGGCCGTGCTGCTGATTTCCAGCGAGTTGCCGGAGGTGGTCGGGCTCTGTGATCGGGTGCTGGTGATGCGGGAAGGCGAGCTGGTCGGGGAAGTGGCCGGCTGTGCCGATGCGGCTGGCATGCAGGAACGGATCATTGCGCTGGCGACGGGGGCGGGTGGGGACACCCAACACAGCACACTGCACTGA
- a CDS encoding ABC transporter permease subunit translates to MRNPFHPAAHAAAAAAPSTGPALPGAAGRATTQERLRALGMLPVLVLLCFGFTLLTDNFASLQNLSIIAQQASINLVLAAGMTFVILTGGIDLSVGSILSVSAVVAMLVSLMPQLAALSVPAALLCGLLFGLVNGALIAFMKLPPFIVTLGSLTAVRGLARLVGDDSTVYNPDISFAFIGNGDLLGAPWLVVIAAAVVAVSWLVLRRTVLGLQIYAVGGNAEAARLSGIKVWVVLLFVYAVSGLLSGLGGVMSASRLYAANGLQLGQSYELDAIAAVILGGTSFVGGVGSIAGTLVGALIIAVLSNGLILLGVSDIWQYIIKGLVIIGAVALDRYRQKGSART, encoded by the coding sequence ATGCGCAACCCCTTCCACCCCGCCGCCCACGCCGCTGCCGCGGCCGCCCCATCCACCGGCCCCGCCCTGCCCGGCGCCGCCGGCCGCGCCACCACGCAGGAACGCCTGCGCGCGCTCGGCATGCTGCCGGTGCTGGTGCTGCTCTGCTTCGGCTTCACGCTGCTGACCGACAACTTCGCCAGCCTGCAGAACCTGTCGATCATCGCGCAGCAGGCGTCGATCAACCTGGTGCTGGCGGCGGGCATGACCTTTGTCATCCTGACCGGCGGCATCGACCTGTCGGTGGGCTCGATCCTGTCGGTGTCCGCGGTGGTGGCGATGCTGGTCTCGCTGATGCCGCAGCTGGCCGCGCTGAGCGTGCCGGCGGCGCTGCTGTGCGGGTTGCTGTTCGGCCTGGTCAACGGCGCGCTGATCGCCTTCATGAAACTGCCGCCGTTCATCGTCACGCTGGGCAGCCTGACCGCGGTGCGCGGACTGGCCCGGCTGGTCGGGGATGACAGCACCGTCTACAACCCCGACATCTCCTTTGCCTTCATCGGCAACGGCGACCTGCTGGGCGCGCCCTGGCTGGTGGTGATCGCTGCGGCGGTGGTGGCGGTGTCGTGGCTGGTGCTGCGCCGCACGGTGCTGGGCCTGCAGATCTATGCCGTCGGCGGCAATGCCGAGGCGGCGCGGCTGTCGGGTATCAAGGTCTGGGTGGTGCTGCTGTTCGTCTATGCCGTGTCCGGGCTGCTGTCCGGGCTGGGTGGCGTCATGTCGGCGTCGCGGCTGTACGCGGCCAATGGCCTGCAGCTGGGCCAGTCCTATGAGCTGGATGCGATTGCCGCGGTGATCCTGGGCGGCACCAGCTTTGTCGGCGGGGTGGGATCGATCGCCGGCACGCTGGTGGGCGCGCTGATTATCGCGGTGCTGTCCAACGGGCTGATCCTGCTGGGCGTGTCGGATATCTGGCAATACATCATCAAGGGACTGGTGATCATCGGCGCGGTGGCGCTGGACCGCTACCGGCAGAAGGGCTCGGCGCGGACCTGA